The following proteins come from a genomic window of Gynuella sunshinyii YC6258:
- a CDS encoding chemotaxis protein CheA produces the protein MGFEADEEILQDFLVEAGEILELLGEQLVELERSPEDSDLLNAIFRGFHTVKGGAGFLQLGPLVDCCHAAENVFDVLRRGERRVTSELMDTVLRALDSVNEMFSCVSSGVMPEPADAELLDELHHLANGSDEPMVVEEIEAEPEVPEAVTAVDEGGDDTAKGKPGEDITDQEFEDLLDAIQPQEPAAQKPSISSDSAPKEPIFEAGAEDGDEISDDEFEALLDQIHGQGKFMAAEASEQEPVTKSEEVASIGAESDSDEISDEEFEALLDQLHGKGKFTGAINEASEPAQKNVPTNTKPPSPENKVTARPDPKPADKPVEQKPVVKTTAAKPEVVKAAEPKAVAAPAKAPVKTTVVTMPEKNAAAQETTVRVDTKRLDDIMNMVGELVLVRNRLVRLSDQHNDEGLQKAVANLDVVTADLQTSVMKTRMQPIKKVFGRFPRVVRDLARNLKKEVNLELVGEETDLDKNLVEALADPLVHLVRNSVDHGVESPDVREQKNKSRTGRIVLAAQQEGDHILLTIEDDGAGMDPNKLKSLAVKRGVMDQDTADRLSDKECYNLIFAPGFSTKEQISDVSGRGVGMDVVKTKITQLNGTIDIDSEIDRGTRIMIKVPLTLAIMPTLMVMLKDQAFALPLVNVNEIFHLDISKTNVVDGKEVVVVRGKPLPLYHLGSWLINGAQHGQSGSAHVVVVSVGTQKVGFVVDQLVGQEEVVIKPLGKMLHGTPGMAGATITGDGRIALILDVPSMLKHYA, from the coding sequence ATGGGTTTCGAAGCTGATGAAGAAATCTTACAAGATTTCCTGGTTGAAGCAGGGGAGATTCTAGAGCTTCTTGGTGAGCAGCTGGTTGAGTTGGAGCGTAGCCCGGAAGATTCGGACCTGCTGAACGCCATTTTCCGCGGTTTTCACACAGTCAAAGGTGGAGCTGGATTTCTGCAGTTGGGGCCTTTGGTCGATTGTTGTCATGCGGCTGAGAACGTGTTTGATGTTCTTCGTCGTGGAGAACGGCGGGTCACTTCTGAGTTAATGGATACCGTGTTGCGCGCATTAGACTCTGTCAATGAGATGTTTTCGTGTGTCAGTAGCGGTGTGATGCCTGAACCGGCAGATGCAGAATTGTTGGATGAATTGCATCATCTGGCAAATGGTAGTGATGAGCCTATGGTGGTTGAAGAGATCGAAGCGGAACCAGAGGTTCCTGAGGCTGTAACTGCCGTTGATGAAGGTGGTGATGATACTGCCAAAGGGAAACCGGGAGAGGACATAACAGATCAGGAGTTTGAGGATCTGTTGGACGCCATACAGCCACAAGAGCCTGCTGCTCAGAAGCCCTCGATATCATCGGATTCAGCACCCAAAGAACCTATTTTTGAGGCTGGTGCGGAAGATGGGGATGAAATCAGTGATGATGAGTTTGAGGCATTGCTCGATCAAATTCATGGTCAGGGTAAATTCATGGCTGCGGAAGCCTCAGAGCAGGAACCGGTAACCAAATCTGAAGAGGTAGCCAGTATTGGAGCTGAATCAGATTCGGATGAGATCAGCGACGAAGAGTTTGAAGCACTGCTGGATCAGTTGCATGGTAAAGGTAAGTTTACCGGGGCAATAAATGAAGCCTCAGAGCCAGCCCAGAAAAATGTCCCTACAAACACTAAACCCCCATCGCCGGAAAATAAAGTTACGGCCAGGCCTGATCCAAAACCTGCAGACAAACCTGTTGAACAAAAGCCGGTAGTCAAAACTACGGCCGCTAAGCCTGAGGTTGTCAAAGCTGCAGAGCCTAAAGCTGTTGCCGCCCCTGCCAAAGCGCCAGTCAAAACCACAGTCGTTACTATGCCAGAGAAAAATGCTGCAGCTCAGGAAACGACCGTTCGGGTGGATACCAAGCGGCTGGATGACATTATGAACATGGTCGGTGAGCTGGTATTGGTGCGTAATCGCCTGGTGCGCCTGAGTGATCAGCATAACGATGAGGGGTTGCAGAAAGCCGTTGCCAATCTGGATGTCGTTACGGCTGATTTGCAGACGTCGGTCATGAAGACTCGTATGCAGCCCATCAAGAAAGTCTTTGGTCGATTCCCAAGAGTGGTTCGTGACCTTGCCCGTAATTTGAAAAAAGAAGTTAATCTTGAGCTGGTGGGTGAAGAGACTGACCTGGATAAGAATCTGGTTGAAGCACTGGCTGATCCATTGGTGCATTTGGTTAGGAATTCTGTTGACCATGGTGTTGAATCTCCTGATGTCCGTGAGCAGAAAAATAAATCCAGGACCGGTCGTATTGTGCTGGCAGCCCAACAGGAAGGGGATCATATTCTGTTGACTATCGAAGATGATGGTGCAGGAATGGATCCCAATAAACTCAAGAGCCTGGCAGTGAAAAGAGGCGTGATGGATCAGGATACCGCTGACCGTTTGAGTGATAAGGAGTGTTACAACCTTATTTTTGCCCCTGGATTTTCCACCAAAGAGCAGATATCAGATGTGTCCGGCCGGGGTGTAGGCATGGATGTGGTGAAAACCAAAATTACGCAACTGAATGGTACTATTGATATTGATAGTGAAATTGATCGCGGTACCCGGATCATGATCAAAGTGCCTCTGACTCTGGCGATTATGCCAACGTTAATGGTGATGTTAAAAGATCAGGCTTTTGCGTTGCCGTTAGTGAATGTGAATGAAATATTTCATTTGGACATCAGCAAAACGAATGTGGTCGACGGCAAGGAAGTGGTTGTGGTGCGTGGCAAACCTTTGCCGCTTTATCATTTGGGATCATGGTTGATCAATGGGGCGCAGCATGGTCAATCTGGCAGTGCACATGTGGTAGTTGTCTCTGTAGGTACTCAAAAAGTTGGATTTGTTGTTGATCAGTTGGTTGGTCAAGAGGAAGTGGTTATTAAGCCTTTGGGCAAAATGCTGCATGGGACTCCAGGGATGGCAGGTGCCACTATTACTGGTGATGGCAGAATTGCACTTATCTTGGATGTTCCCAGTATGCTAAAACACTACGCTTGA
- a CDS encoding protein-glutamate methylesterase/protein-glutamine glutaminase, with amino-acid sequence MTYKVLIVDDSSFFRHQIKSIIDAHPDLTVIGEASHGREAVEKTLKLKPDIVTMDYEMPLMDGITAVREIMAKQPTPILMFSSMTHAGARITLDALDAGAVDFLPKGYENVAHEQSLLRQQLIEKLLHIVKSHRRKTTAPAVPAPARPLPVAKAGVRVRAPELVMIGTSTGGPVALQKVLTQIPASFNAPILVIQHMPAAFTGAYAERLNGICPLTVKEAEDGDSFAAGTVLLAPGGKQMMLSAKNRVKIFAGDDRLNYKPCIDVTFGSAAKYYSNNVLAIVMTGMGSDGKEGARLLKARGAHIWAQEGKTCVIDGMPSAVVKADLADDIVPLDQIAGKMVAMTKGS; translated from the coding sequence ATGACCTATAAGGTATTGATTGTTGATGATTCAAGCTTCTTCAGGCATCAGATAAAAAGCATCATCGATGCTCATCCTGATCTCACTGTGATTGGTGAGGCAAGCCATGGTAGAGAAGCGGTAGAAAAAACTCTCAAGCTTAAGCCTGATATTGTTACCATGGATTACGAAATGCCATTGATGGACGGTATTACTGCTGTCCGCGAGATTATGGCAAAGCAACCAACGCCCATTCTGATGTTTTCCTCAATGACGCATGCAGGTGCCCGCATTACATTGGATGCTTTGGATGCCGGAGCGGTGGACTTTCTGCCCAAAGGTTATGAAAACGTCGCCCATGAGCAGAGTTTGTTGCGCCAGCAGTTAATTGAAAAGCTGCTTCATATTGTTAAATCCCACAGGCGAAAAACAACCGCACCAGCCGTGCCTGCTCCTGCTAGGCCGTTGCCGGTGGCAAAGGCTGGAGTCAGAGTTCGTGCTCCTGAACTGGTAATGATCGGTACCAGTACTGGAGGGCCGGTTGCGCTCCAGAAAGTACTGACTCAGATCCCAGCAAGCTTTAATGCTCCAATACTGGTAATACAACACATGCCAGCAGCATTTACCGGTGCTTATGCGGAACGACTCAACGGAATTTGTCCGTTAACGGTTAAAGAAGCTGAAGACGGTGACAGTTTTGCGGCAGGGACTGTGTTGTTGGCACCTGGAGGTAAGCAAATGATGCTGTCAGCCAAAAACAGGGTGAAAATTTTCGCAGGAGATGATCGCTTAAATTATAAGCCTTGCATTGATGTTACCTTTGGCAGTGCGGCGAAATATTATTCCAATAACGTGTTGGCTATTGTCATGACAGGAATGGGCAGCGATGGTAAGGAAGGCGCCCGCCTGTTAAAAGCCCGTGGTGCACATATTTGGGCACAGGAAGGAAAGACCTGTGTCATAGATGGCATGCCATCTGCAGTGGTTAAGGCAGATCTTGCGGACGATATCGTTCCGCTGGACCAGATTGCCGGTAAAATGGTGGCGATGACCAAAGGCAGTTGA
- a CDS encoding motility protein A yields MSSILSMVLAIASVFFIYMLDATHVTSLLNLQAFSIVLGGSLLSAMAQIHPERAWHSVKTLSQALSSEPSFNATIEQFQRWSQLSRSHGFLALDKELVEISDPIVREGIQLATDGRTASEIRNHLSIYQERQQEKIYEASEFFESIGGYAPTFGIIGAVLGLIQVMSNIESPESLGNGIATAFVATVYGVGSANLIFLPIAQRLKNHGRDMDRYYSMVQEGCSGLADGENPRNLETRLRGFI; encoded by the coding sequence ATGTCTTCTATTCTGTCGATGGTGCTGGCAATAGCCTCCGTTTTTTTTATCTATATGCTAGATGCCACGCACGTCACCTCTCTACTTAATTTACAGGCATTTTCTATCGTTTTAGGTGGATCGCTTTTGTCTGCAATGGCACAGATTCATCCAGAAAGAGCCTGGCACTCAGTAAAAACTCTTTCTCAGGCATTGTCTAGCGAGCCTTCGTTTAATGCGACCATTGAACAGTTTCAGCGCTGGTCTCAACTGTCCCGAAGTCATGGTTTTCTAGCGCTGGATAAGGAGTTGGTGGAAATTTCGGACCCAATTGTGCGGGAAGGAATTCAGCTGGCAACAGATGGCCGCACGGCTTCGGAAATCCGGAACCATCTTTCCATATATCAAGAGCGTCAGCAGGAGAAAATTTACGAGGCATCTGAGTTCTTTGAAAGTATTGGTGGTTATGCTCCCACTTTTGGAATCATAGGAGCTGTTCTCGGTCTCATTCAGGTCATGTCGAATATTGAGTCTCCTGAGTCGTTGGGGAACGGAATTGCCACCGCATTCGTTGCGACCGTTTATGGTGTTGGCAGTGCCAATCTTATTTTTCTACCTATTGCTCAGAGGCTTAAAAATCACGGTCGTGATATGGACCGTTATTATTCGATGGTTCAGGAAGGCTGTTCAGGTCTTGCTGATGGTGAAAACCCTCGAAATCTCGAAACGCGTTTGCGGGGTTTCATATAA
- a CDS encoding OmpA family protein: MAYRHFSRTNNQRVNRWLVSYADFMTLLFAYFAFLFAISEVDKAKFENYTNTLVKIFDVSPSSRQPIDMKLVPKGDSLLTTPENIPPLPDVELRNDDQQYPAPSSLLEIKQSMETQFEQQIQDRLFSVSGSENWVSWTLDSDLSFKSGTAVLTPASEAILYELAKLMKNQDVPIQVEGHTDNQKVIDGKFRSNWELSAARAVAVVEYLQQAGIDPRRLSVLAYGEYQPIADNDKPQGRTMNRRVVIQASSLFAKTESVNPGEGE; this comes from the coding sequence ATGGCCTATCGTCATTTCAGTCGCACTAATAATCAGAGAGTGAATCGCTGGCTGGTGTCTTATGCGGATTTTATGACTTTACTGTTTGCTTATTTTGCATTTTTGTTCGCCATTTCTGAGGTGGACAAAGCCAAGTTTGAAAACTATACCAATACGCTGGTGAAGATTTTTGACGTGTCACCAAGCAGTCGTCAACCTATCGATATGAAGCTTGTTCCCAAAGGGGATTCGTTGTTGACGACACCTGAAAATATACCTCCATTGCCAGATGTTGAGTTACGCAATGACGATCAGCAATATCCGGCACCGAGTAGTTTGCTGGAAATAAAACAGTCAATGGAGACTCAGTTTGAACAACAGATTCAGGACCGTTTGTTTTCAGTTTCCGGATCGGAAAACTGGGTGTCCTGGACACTTGATTCTGATCTCAGTTTTAAGTCTGGTACTGCAGTGCTGACGCCGGCTTCCGAAGCAATACTCTATGAGCTTGCAAAGCTCATGAAAAATCAGGATGTGCCGATACAAGTGGAAGGACATACCGACAATCAAAAAGTGATCGATGGAAAATTTCGATCAAACTGGGAATTATCTGCCGCAAGAGCTGTTGCTGTCGTTGAATATCTTCAGCAGGCAGGTATTGACCCAAGACGATTGTCCGTCCTGGCTTATGGTGAGTATCAACCGATTGCAGATAATGATAAGCCCCAAGGGCGGACGATGAATCGGCGGGTGGTTATACAAGCATCCAGCCTGTTTGCGAAAACTGAGTCTGTAAACCCTGGGGAAGGAGAGTAA
- a CDS encoding ParA family protein codes for MHVWAVANQKGGVGKTTTAVNLGALLAEQGKRVLLFDLDPQGSMTAYFKYNPDELQHSSYDLFCHKGQIPEYLPQQIIVDTPHAGLQLLPASTALATLERNISQQDGMGLVVSKTLALLWDDFDYVLIDSPPLLGVLMINALAACARLLIPVQTEYLALKGLERMVHTLDMVMKSRQKSFQYLIIPTMFDRRTQASLKCLRMLKQDYDDKVWNSMIPVDTKLRDASKEGLAINAIDPNSRAAQKYRSLLETLQNGGG; via the coding sequence GTGCACGTTTGGGCAGTGGCAAATCAAAAAGGTGGTGTCGGCAAGACGACAACGGCTGTCAATCTGGGTGCGTTACTCGCGGAACAGGGTAAACGGGTGTTGTTGTTTGACCTCGATCCCCAAGGGTCCATGACGGCTTATTTCAAATACAATCCGGACGAGTTACAGCATAGTAGTTACGATTTATTCTGTCATAAAGGACAAATCCCGGAATATTTACCACAGCAGATAATCGTAGACACCCCGCACGCAGGATTACAGTTGTTGCCAGCCAGTACGGCGTTGGCCACGCTTGAGCGCAATATCAGCCAGCAAGATGGAATGGGCTTGGTAGTGTCCAAAACTCTGGCATTATTGTGGGACGATTTCGATTATGTGTTGATCGATAGTCCTCCATTGTTGGGAGTGCTTATGATTAATGCTTTGGCCGCTTGTGCGCGACTTTTGATCCCTGTTCAGACAGAATATTTGGCGTTAAAAGGTCTGGAGCGCATGGTTCATACTCTGGATATGGTTATGAAGTCCAGACAGAAGAGTTTTCAGTATCTGATTATTCCTACCATGTTTGATCGACGTACTCAGGCGTCATTAAAATGTCTCAGAATGTTGAAACAGGACTATGATGATAAGGTATGGAATTCGATGATCCCGGTAGACACTAAGCTCCGGGATGCAAGTAAAGAAGGCTTGGCGATCAATGCCATCGACCCGAATTCGAGAGCAGCACAGAAATATCGCAGCTTGTTGGAAACGCTGCAAAACGGAGGGGGATAA
- a CDS encoding chemotaxis protein CheW has translation MRVKQSEPKPVDVLEASPNIALSAYLDSMLFDATSQQVEEEMETVAPVIVANTQSQPEPEPEPEPEPEPEPEPEPEPEPEPEPEPEPLFRQAQPAQTGSIKEVEEQEPEAHIVGDETLKAARQWQSNGRPAWAEERFDCLIFRVDGLSLAVPMMMLGTIYPLNETVTSLFEGPDWLLGLMRSHDQRNIRITDTALLVMPERYRQESKENLRYAISFYGSDWAMGVHEVVGSEMIDPSTVNWRSNRTSRAWLAGTIKKHMCALIDPDAFINGLLEKAG, from the coding sequence ATGCGTGTCAAGCAGTCCGAACCCAAGCCTGTTGATGTACTTGAGGCCAGTCCAAATATTGCACTGTCGGCGTATCTCGACAGTATGTTGTTTGATGCAACTTCGCAGCAGGTTGAAGAGGAAATGGAAACAGTTGCGCCAGTTATTGTTGCCAACACACAATCTCAACCAGAACCAGAACCAGAACCAGAACCAGAACCAGAACCAGAACCAGAACCAGAACCAGAACCAGAACCAGAACCAGAACCAGAACCAGAACCACTTTTTCGTCAGGCCCAGCCTGCGCAGACAGGTTCTATAAAGGAGGTTGAAGAGCAGGAACCTGAGGCTCATATCGTTGGTGATGAAACACTGAAAGCTGCTCGACAATGGCAAAGCAATGGTCGGCCGGCATGGGCTGAGGAACGGTTTGATTGTTTGATTTTTCGGGTAGATGGTTTGTCTTTGGCGGTCCCTATGATGATGCTCGGAACGATTTATCCATTGAATGAAACCGTGACCTCTTTATTTGAGGGACCTGATTGGTTGCTTGGGTTAATGCGCAGTCATGACCAACGTAACATTAGAATCACCGATACCGCATTGCTGGTGATGCCGGAAAGATATCGTCAGGAGAGTAAAGAGAATTTGCGCTATGCGATCAGCTTCTATGGTTCAGACTGGGCAATGGGGGTTCACGAGGTGGTTGGTAGTGAAATGATTGATCCCTCAACGGTAAACTGGCGAAGTAACCGGACTTCCCGTGCCTGGCTCGCTGGAACAATAAAAAAACATATGTGTGCGTTGATTGATCCAGATGCATTTATCAATGGATTATTGGAAAAAGCTGGTTAA
- a CDS encoding chemotaxis protein CheW: MTIQTTTKGTKGAEDPILQWVTFRLDNETYGINVMQVQEVLRYTEIAPVPGAPSYVLGIINLRGNVVTVIDTRERFGLPSTEVTDNTRIVIIEADEQVVGILVDAVAEVVYLRQSEIETAPNVGNEESAKFIQGVCHKNDELLILVELEKMMSEEEWQEISEL; the protein is encoded by the coding sequence ATGACTATACAGACAACGACTAAAGGCACTAAGGGTGCTGAGGATCCCATCTTGCAATGGGTGACCTTTCGGTTGGACAATGAAACTTATGGCATTAATGTCATGCAGGTTCAGGAAGTTTTGCGCTATACCGAGATTGCACCGGTTCCAGGAGCCCCGAGTTATGTGTTGGGTATTATCAACCTTCGCGGCAATGTAGTAACAGTGATTGATACCCGTGAGCGTTTTGGCTTGCCCTCGACTGAAGTAACCGATAATACTCGTATTGTTATCATTGAGGCGGACGAACAGGTTGTGGGGATTTTGGTAGATGCAGTTGCTGAAGTGGTTTATTTGCGTCAATCTGAAATTGAAACTGCACCGAATGTTGGTAATGAAGAAAGTGCGAAGTTTATCCAGGGAGTATGTCATAAGAACGATGAGTTACTTATTTTGGTTGAGCTTGAAAAAATGATGTCTGAAGAAGAATGGCAGGAAATTTCGGAGTTGTAA
- a CDS encoding MlaA family lipoprotein: MASFASQDRNPADPYEGFNRVVFKFNDTLDHFVVKPVAKTYRWVAPKFVERGVSNFFSNLGEVTTVPNHLLQGKFGQGFKSTGRFLINSTIGVAGLWDVASPMGLEKTKEDFGQTLGKWNVPSGPYLVLPILGPSTVRDAGGLVVDTLTKPTTWIVDDASAQVSLTVVQGIDKRAALLDSESMLTGDKYSAIRDFYLQIREYNVRDGVVEDDFVNDNSDGSEEEFLDESF, translated from the coding sequence ATGGCCAGTTTTGCCAGCCAAGATCGCAATCCCGCCGATCCGTATGAAGGATTCAACCGGGTTGTTTTCAAATTTAACGATACCCTGGATCATTTTGTTGTTAAGCCTGTTGCCAAAACCTATCGGTGGGTTGCGCCCAAATTTGTTGAGAGGGGTGTTTCCAATTTTTTTTCCAATTTGGGTGAAGTAACAACCGTTCCGAACCATTTGTTGCAAGGCAAGTTTGGTCAGGGCTTTAAAAGCACCGGAAGGTTTTTAATCAACAGCACTATTGGGGTAGCGGGCCTTTGGGATGTAGCAAGCCCAATGGGATTGGAGAAAACCAAGGAAGACTTTGGCCAGACTTTAGGGAAGTGGAATGTACCGAGTGGGCCTTATCTGGTGTTACCTATATTGGGTCCTTCAACGGTCAGAGATGCAGGGGGACTGGTTGTTGACACCTTAACTAAGCCGACTACCTGGATAGTGGATGATGCTAGTGCCCAAGTATCGTTGACGGTTGTGCAGGGAATTGACAAAAGGGCGGCTTTGTTGGACTCCGAGTCTATGTTGACGGGGGACAAATATTCGGCCATTCGGGACTTTTACCTGCAGATCAGAGAATATAACGTCCGGGATGGGGTTGTGGAGGATGACTTTGTCAATGATAACTCTGACGGAAGTGAGGAAGAGTTTCTGGATGAGTCTTTTTAG
- a CDS encoding PilZ domain-containing protein produces the protein MTTQAIDYVEKRDYIRMPINATAKVHRRNIPDVVCLCRNLSAAGMLLEIDRELPIHSRLTVTLPSQTEGFSSLVASVIVTRCVDYHGDRYLIGARIDEIMN, from the coding sequence ATGACCACTCAAGCTATTGATTATGTTGAAAAACGTGACTACATCCGCATGCCCATCAATGCGACAGCTAAAGTTCATCGCCGAAACATTCCTGATGTTGTTTGTCTGTGCAGAAACTTATCCGCCGCTGGCATGCTGTTAGAAATAGATCGCGAGCTCCCTATTCATTCCAGACTCACAGTAACGCTTCCCTCCCAAACAGAAGGTTTCAGCTCTCTGGTTGCCAGCGTTATTGTAACTCGGTGCGTAGACTATCATGGCGACCGCTATTTGATCGGTGCCAGAATTGACGAAATCATGAATTAA
- a CDS encoding SpoIIE family protein phosphatase has protein sequence MRKGKLLIIDDESPVRDTVVGYLEDSQYEVIEASNGEDGLKLFRSAKPDLVLCDLKMPKIDGLVVLKTVLEESPNTPFIVVSGAGVMSDVVEALRLGASDYLVKPLSDLAVLEHSIEKNLSAANLMKQNESYRIRLEQTNQQLEADLKAGRKIQQKMLPDNRAVIHNYRLEHQIFPSHYLSGDFVDYFELNDHQFLFFIADVSGHGVSSAIITVLIKNYLQSLRGSWESDVHDQLSDPSRILAGLNLYLIEMGLDRHATMFVGVIDSAKAKLIYSCAAHFPTPILKRANDAEALPTDGLPVGLLPEAVYQNREKSLVDVSGMFLCSDGLLEIMDEASLVQKETRLLEIITESNNSLSEICAHFGMGNVEDIPDDITLLSVNNIGLI, from the coding sequence ATGAGAAAAGGAAAACTACTCATAATTGATGATGAGTCACCCGTGCGTGACACTGTAGTTGGTTACCTGGAAGACAGTCAGTATGAAGTGATAGAAGCCAGTAATGGGGAAGATGGTTTGAAGCTGTTCAGGTCAGCTAAGCCAGACTTGGTGTTATGTGACCTGAAAATGCCAAAAATTGATGGGCTGGTCGTCCTCAAAACTGTTTTGGAAGAAAGTCCGAATACTCCATTTATTGTTGTTTCTGGTGCCGGAGTAATGAGCGATGTCGTCGAGGCATTGAGACTGGGTGCCAGTGATTATCTGGTTAAGCCGCTATCTGATTTGGCTGTGTTAGAGCACTCTATTGAGAAAAACCTCAGTGCTGCCAATTTAATGAAGCAGAACGAAAGCTATCGTATTCGTCTTGAGCAAACAAATCAGCAGTTGGAGGCTGATTTAAAAGCTGGTCGCAAGATCCAGCAAAAGATGCTGCCAGACAATAGAGCAGTGATTCACAATTACCGGCTTGAGCATCAGATTTTTCCATCTCATTATTTGAGTGGTGATTTTGTAGACTACTTTGAGCTGAATGATCATCAGTTTTTATTCTTTATTGCCGATGTCTCCGGTCACGGTGTTTCCTCTGCCATCATTACTGTGTTGATTAAGAATTATTTACAAAGCCTTAGGGGAAGCTGGGAGTCCGATGTTCATGATCAGTTAAGCGATCCCAGCCGCATTCTTGCGGGGTTGAACCTGTATTTGATTGAAATGGGATTGGATCGACATGCAACAATGTTTGTTGGAGTTATTGACAGCGCTAAGGCAAAGCTGATTTACTCCTGCGCCGCACATTTCCCGACACCTATTTTGAAACGGGCAAACGACGCAGAGGCGTTACCAACAGACGGTTTGCCGGTAGGGTTACTGCCTGAAGCTGTTTATCAAAATCGGGAAAAGAGCTTGGTCGATGTGTCGGGCATGTTTTTGTGCTCGGATGGATTGTTGGAAATTATGGATGAGGCTTCTCTGGTACAAAAAGAGACTCGTCTGCTTGAAATAATTACAGAGAGTAACAATTCGCTGAGCGAAATATGTGCGCATTTTGGTATGGGGAATGTTGAAGATATTCCTGATGATATTACACTTTTATCTGTTAACAACATCGGGCTGATCTGA
- a CDS encoding STAS domain-containing protein has translation MVGRILVAEHCGTWVLKLVGDVRMTLCNTIEDCLSRMYTDASFRSVVVDLTETECIDSTSLGLLAKISIKTKQRIGHIPTLISTNDDVTRILLSMGFKDQVFVIAASYQQEDYHLAEVSPVECTEKSAEQRVIEAHKILMDLNDHNRSQFKDLVYALEHSHH, from the coding sequence ATGGTAGGTAGAATTTTGGTTGCCGAGCATTGTGGCACCTGGGTATTGAAATTGGTCGGTGATGTCAGGATGACCTTATGTAATACTATCGAGGACTGTCTCTCGCGTATGTATACCGATGCCTCATTCAGGTCAGTAGTGGTTGATCTAACGGAGACTGAATGTATTGATAGTACTTCCCTTGGACTTCTTGCCAAAATATCCATCAAGACCAAACAGCGTATTGGTCATATCCCCACTTTGATTTCCACTAATGATGATGTCACCCGTATCCTCCTGTCTATGGGATTTAAGGATCAGGTTTTTGTAATCGCTGCTAGTTATCAACAAGAAGATTATCATCTGGCAGAAGTCTCCCCAGTCGAATGCACAGAAAAGTCGGCTGAACAAAGAGTGATTGAAGCACACAAAATTCTTATGGACCTCAATGACCACAATCGCAGTCAGTTTAAAGATCTGGTTTATGCGCTGGAACACAGTCATCATTAA
- a CDS encoding NAD(P)H-dependent glycerol-3-phosphate dehydrogenase has product MSTIKKICVMGGGSFGTAVANIVAQHDREVKLWMRSEKQVSEILETRINSRYLPRYELLPNLIPTDDLEYACQDADIVFVAVPSKAFRVVMEMAIRFIPQKAPLISLTKGIEHGSFKLMSQVLKEIAPKNEIAVLSGPNLAKEIAEGQLTATVVATYNPTIRKIVQKLLSTPKFRVYGNPDTFGVELAGALKNIYAIASGMAAALGMGENTRAMIVTRSLAEMSQFGQHMGANPMTFIGLAGVGDLIVTCTSPLSRNFRVGYEVGLGHNLKQAIKMTGETAEGVNTLRMVKEKADELGITMPIVSGLYEVLYEGRDAADIGALLMVGEPAEDVKFQLGG; this is encoded by the coding sequence GTGTCGACAATCAAAAAAATATGTGTAATGGGCGGTGGTAGTTTTGGCACTGCCGTGGCGAATATTGTTGCTCAACATGATCGGGAAGTTAAGCTATGGATGCGTAGCGAAAAACAGGTGTCGGAAATTCTTGAGACCCGTATAAATTCCCGTTATTTACCTCGTTATGAGTTGCTCCCGAACCTGATCCCCACTGATGATCTAGAATATGCCTGCCAGGATGCAGATATTGTTTTTGTTGCCGTGCCCTCAAAAGCTTTCAGGGTTGTCATGGAAATGGCGATTCGTTTTATTCCCCAGAAGGCTCCTTTAATATCGTTGACCAAGGGTATAGAGCATGGCAGTTTTAAATTAATGAGCCAGGTGCTTAAGGAAATTGCCCCTAAGAACGAAATCGCAGTGCTGAGTGGTCCTAATCTGGCGAAGGAAATAGCGGAAGGGCAGTTGACTGCCACTGTTGTTGCAACTTACAACCCAACCATACGCAAAATCGTCCAAAAGCTGTTGAGTACACCCAAATTTAGGGTGTATGGCAACCCCGATACGTTTGGTGTCGAGCTGGCAGGAGCACTGAAAAACATATATGCCATTGCAAGTGGAATGGCAGCTGCATTGGGGATGGGAGAGAACACCCGGGCAATGATAGTTACCCGGAGTCTTGCTGAAATGAGTCAGTTTGGTCAGCATATGGGGGCTAATCCGATGACTTTTATTGGCTTGGCCGGAGTAGGGGATCTCATCGTCACTTGTACTTCACCATTAAGCCGTAACTTTAGGGTGGGTTATGAGGTAGGGTTGGGTCACAATCTCAAACAAGCCATCAAAATGACTGGAGAAACGGCAGAAGGGGTAAATACTCTTCGAATGGTAAAGGAGAAGGCTGATGAGCTCGGTATTACCATGCCCATCGTGTCCGGGTTGTATGAAGTGCTCTATGAGGGACGGGATGCCGCTGATATCGGAGCTTTACTCATGGTCGGCGAACCGGCCGAAGATGTGAAATTCCAATTGGGAGGTTAG